Proteins encoded by one window of Drosophila melanogaster chromosome X:
- the PsGEF gene encoding Protostome-specific GEF, isoform G: MPTMTRMHRHSSSSAVVEESRGRRRGVGVPGVGDANKENFGVHFMSSPFGNASLIALQDLSNVHGKSPQRRSFSEGSGPRQATPQLAALRCLPRTTGGAVALEDSQLSSSRMGDTTLDRMLDAIIESARKEVRCTKTLPGAGATTSTTILADNAEWSETSVHEMEVRTPTHLKRQRVVRRKNPHKTTTINQTQSHQAKKLEPLQLVPSTKRCLSFSSSSASSDLDEDEQQVAKRSSLASPTTTPPSHCTTTTSSISSSSSSNGGADMEASQRGSIDVSIAFDAKEQQLNVHVIRCRDLQRSHGSGNGSINAYVKVALSGGAQPPGYGGHSSGGSMSSGYQRTAVHRHSGRPYFDQRFNFQISSGEETAGQYLQLAVWHRDRHLKRSEFLGCSTFPLNELVHPDSGVSAGSYKLHAQACPPPTSRHSQPKANAGQDQKQETEAAKDQDKQQDDSPAEMAAAVTVTPQKPVATGSGSGSNSAAMALNDEVISISIDSMGKEDPLLPQQPQQPMKLSKKALHQRDADENLFLRFLELDPPADGNANSTTTQAQATGSQSSASKANESNANHLNNGTSGGRRQSTMPNSGGSSVGGAVRQQQGRTPFTMTKRLTRTEERGFGFSIVWTHPPRVEKIEAGLSADRCGILPGDYVIFVDKHNVVTMPEADVLNLIRSQGSSLTLEIFRRSGAGATTITSTDLGQNNVHISTRLGAAVGLGSEEHTLATTATGTTTVMSLQRTTSTRIQPLANSMSRPATACSGTTSSIEAAKRRLHLPQVTFSKESIVPVTDNRRRFLLQLISREQNFTAALHFGVDRFVQPLGERKDLISPNDHRTLFQNIDELLRIAEDILEQLCSSDQQDQEPQMNFASRVYLSKTTAICAAYKKYCNGIKRADCVLVNKSRQTGSEFIAFITEPAVPRKRPDLTMFIHRPLQHFREILKLMQLLAGNCHVDTEEHKNFSTVINELQAAYREITVSSGLMEPLGEGRPLLTLQDLESRMVFTKCKPFTLAVQGRQWIFGGDLSRVEGRSVKPYWTLLFSDIIVFAKVSRDRVLFITEEPIPIANVVDSCFHMRKKTTEFRLTVDPNGRLAESPTGYCAPDLTRTPKRGARRKSLILRAPSLELKAVWQNLLQRQIFLVNAALGSTPLSSPLDSPDVLNTLVPLSDIGLTTASMGSMKLPSLDSIHLKQQQKQQRTNNSHGHVHSATGVATDRTADRSHGHNHGIHGGHVEQIELLIDEKCRILNKTGTPKSSALHLANWMKGQLDKQQQQARLAAIARSQENVSAEDEQLIFNSDSEQDERITYWTRQQLEKRTKELNLAKENGGLSARPNFGGKRLSGVEELSMSATSDIYSTSEAEGVTSVISQSHSTTSDSQITVRSSPIVLDKLAVCRHCHKNCQQSGPGGARPGGGGGVNNSSSTPVLLCNSLKVQHSQSSPNRCCKLSNGIAGATEMANPKNSNRTGTGTGSVTSMSSSTITGELSSKVVASSSRRETGDTESDVAQLITDEISQSQSEATDDSVGAMPNSSRSAGEGNPVITGSRLRHLDPPVSVSSLPNGHCSAGVGGGSPKPLPPPRRTRVVAQMCQEPPRPKANQQVKAIVTITETARIMRSSPTKGSGSGSATGTGSVGGSPAKYAACHCRCTPEDFTHAQLSPDKMEHQTCKLLESPKQTTTTLEQKQEDEQLSLMLIGLAQLAPAATLCGQERIPKEENSTPTIAVVPPTPDSVLTKTSTHVWDNSGCSSNGGGTSTTSTATTTTKQPRQAIIENIPEDSCDESPLDEEPPYRPMSSALRRFGTMSSLEKLPSDDRMDEADELDDDLDSFKPNGHDGNSPQNEEDDEDADSERALVQNDLGASSSSGVIVNGEGLASGAWTNRAGAYVSDKMSFFEESRAFIDKYLGRWNAGDAQQQHQQGTASETDEQMDECTSGATSGEEVWGTPTSGGDNDDQDLQLINSENTHSSPTKSSTSLNDDDDTELMMDELLMAPPMTASTIRGLLPRRRLEPLFEEETESDEEKTQQDSDDIKKKVVVKLVKL, encoded by the exons ATGCCAACCATGACACGGATGCATCGCCACTCCAGTTCCAGTGCCGTGGTGGAGGAGTCGCGTGGCCGGCGCCGTGGAGTGGGCGTGCCAGGAGTCGGAGACGCGAACAAGGAGAATTTCGGGGTGCACTTCATGAGCAGTCCCTTCGGCAATGCCAGTTTGATTGCCCTGCAGGATTTGAGCAACGTGCACGGAAAGAGTCCGCAGCGCAGGAGTTTCAGCGAGGGCAGTGGTCCGCGGCAGGCCACGCCACAATTGGCGGCACTGCGCTGCTTGCCACGCACCACCGGTGGTGCAGTTGCTCTGGAGGATTCTCAGCTCTCCTCATCGCGAATGGGCGATACCACACTGGACCGCATGCTGGATGCCATCATAGAGTCGGCCAGGAAGGAGGTGAGGTGTACGAAGACACTGCCAGGCGCCGGCGCCACCACTTCGACCACCATTTTGGCGGATAATGCCGAGTGGAGCGAGACCAGTGTCCACGAAATGGAGGTGCGCACGCCCACCCACTTGAAGCGGCAGCGGGTGGTGCGGCGCAAGAACCCACACAAGACTACCACCATTAACCAAACGCAAAGTCACCAAGCCAAGAAGTTGGAGCCACTGCAGTTGGTTCCCAGCACCAAACGCTGCCTGAGCTTCTCATCCAGTTCCGCCTCGAGTGATTTGGACGAGGATGAGCAGCAGGTGGCCAAGAGGAGTTCGCTGGCCTCCCCCACCACCACACCTCCCTCCcactgcaccaccaccaccagcagcatcagcagcagcagcagcagtaatGGTGGTGCGGACATGGAGGCCAGTCAGCGGGGCAGCATCGATGTGAGCATCGCATTCGATGCCAAGGAGCAGCAACTTAATGTACATG TGATTCGCTGTCGCGACTTGCAGCGCTCCCATGGCAGTGGAAACGGCAGCATCAACGCCTACGTCAAGGTGGCCCTGTCCGGAGGAGCCCAGCCACCCGGATACGGTGGCCACTCGTCGGGGGGAAGCATGAGTTCCGGGTACCAACGCACCGCCGTCCATCGGCACTCGGGCCGCCCGTACTTCGATCAGCGATTCAACTTCCAGATTTCCAGTGGCGAGGAGACCGCTGGACAGTATCTTCAGTTGGCCGTGTGGCATCGGGATCGCCATTTAAA ACGCAGCGAGTTCCTGGGCTGCAGCACTTTTCCACTGAATGAGTTAGTGCATCCGGATTCGGGCGTCTCGGCAGGATCCTACAAGCTGCATGCACAGGCATGTCCTCCGCCTACTAGCCGCCATAGCCAACCAAAAGCCAACGCAGGCCAGGATCAAAAGCAGGAAACGGAAGCGGCGAAGGATCAGGATAAACAGCAGGACGATTCCCCCGCAGAAATGGCAGCAGCCGTCACAGTCACGCCCCAAAAACCGGTTGCCACTGGATCCGGTTCGGGATCGAATTCCGCAGCGATGGCACTGAACGACGAGGTGATCAGCATTAGCATCGATAGCATGGGCAAAGAGGATCCTCTGCTACCCCAGCAGCCCCAGCAGCCCATGAAGCTCAGCAAGAAGGCACTCCACCAGCGAGATGCCGACGAGAATCTCTTTTTAAGATTCCTGGAGCTGGATCCGCCAGCGGATGGCAATGCAAACAGTACCACCACCCAGGCACAAGCGACGGGCTCCCAGTCCTCGGCGTCGAAGGCCAACGAAAGCAATGCCAACCACTTGAACAATGGGACATCCGGTGGACGCAGACAGTCCACCATGCCAAATAGCGGAGGATCTAGCGTAGGAGGCGCTGTCCGCCAGCAGCAGGGACGTACCCCATTCACCATGACGAAAAGACTTACGCGAACCGAGGAACGGGGCTTTGGATTCTCTATTGTCTGGACGCATCCGCCACGGGTGGAGAAAATCGAGGCGGGACTCTCGGCCGATCGGTGTGGCATTTTGCCCGGCGACTATGTGATCTTTGTGGACAAGCATAACGTCGTCACGATGCCCGAGGCTGATGTTCTGAATTTGATACGATCGCAGGGCTCGTCCTTGACGTTGGAGATATTCAGAAGGTCAGGCGCGGGCGCCACAACAATCACGTCGACGGACTTGGGCCAGAACAATGTACACATAAGCACCAGATTGGGCGCGGCAGTGGGCTTGGGCAGCGAGGAGCACACCCTGGCCACCACCGCAACAGGAACGACCACCGTAATGAGTCTGCAAAGGACCACCAGTACGAGGATCCAGCCATTGGCAAATAGCATGAGCCGGCCGGCTACCGCATGCTCGGGAACCACCTCCTCCATCGAGGCGGCCAAAAGGAGGCTTCACCTGCCACAGGTCACCTTCAGCAAGGAG TCGATTGTGCCTGTCACGGACAACCGTAGGCGCTTCCTGCTCCAGCTGATTAGTCGGGAGCAGAACTTCACGGCTGCCCTGCACTTCGGAGTGGACCGCTTTGTGCAGCCGCTTGGCGAACGAAAGGATCTGATCTCGCCGAACGATCATCGCACTTTGTTCCAGAACATCGACGAGCTGCTCAGGATTGCCGAGGACATCCTGGAGCAGTTGTGCAGCAGCGATCAGCAGGACCAGGAGCCACAAATGAACTTTGCCTCGCGGGTCTACCTATCAAAAACTACAGCGATCTGTGCGGCATACAAGAAGTACTGCAATGGAATTAAGCGGGCCGACTGTGTTTTGGTCAATAAGTCCCGACAGACTGGCTCCGAGTTTATAGCCTTCATTACGGAACCGGCCGTTCCACGTAAAAGACCCGATCTCACCATGTTCATCCATCGACCACTGCAGCATTTTCGTGAAATCCTTAAACTGATGCAGTTGCTCGCTGGAAATTGCCATGTGGATACGGAGGAGCACAAGAACTTTAGCACGGTTATCAACGAACTGCAGGCTGCCTATCGGGAGATCACTGTGAGCAGTGGTCTGATGGAACCACTGGGAGAAGGTCGCCCCCTGCTCACCCTCCAGGATCTGGAGTCCCGGATGGTCTTTACCAAATGCAAGCCTTTTACGTTGGCCGTTCAGGGGCGCCAGTGGATCTTTGGCGGCGATTTGTCCCGGGTCGAAGGTCGCTCCGTTAAGCCCTATTGGACACTACTATTCAGTGATATCATCGTTTTTGCCAAGGTCAGCCGTGATCGAGTCCTGTTTATCACAGAGGAGCCCATTCCCATCGCCAATGTGGTTGACTCTTGTTTCCATATGCGCAAGAAAA CCACCGAGTTTCGTCTCACAGTGGATCCCAATGGACGCCTGGCGGAGAGTCCGACGGGTTACTGTGCTCCCGATCTCACCCGCACTCCAAAGCGAGGAGCCCGCCGCAAGAGCCTTATTTTAAGGGCACCTTCGCTGGAACTTAAGGCCGTTTGGCAGAATCTTCTCCAGCGGCAGAT CTTTCTAGTTAACGCCGCCCTTGGCTCCACGCCCTTGTCCAGTCCCTTGGACTCGCCGGATGTTCTCAACACCCTGGTGCCGCTGAGTGATATTGGTCTGACCACCGCCTCCATGGGGTCGATGAAGTTACCATCGCTGGACAGCATCCACctgaagcagcagcagaaacagcag CGTACCAACAATTCCCACGGACACGTCCATTCCGCCACAGGAGTGGCAACCGATCGAACTGCGGATCGCTCGCACGGCCACAACCATGGCATCCACGGTGGTCATGTGGAACAGATCGAGCTGCTGATCGACGAGAAGTGTCGCATTCTGAACAAGACAGGCACTCCCAAGTCGAGCGCCTTGCATCTGGCCAACTGGATGAAGGGTCAGCTggacaagcagcagcagcaggctcGACTGGCGGCGATCGCGCGATCCCAGGAGAATGTGAGTGCCGAGGACGAGCAACTGATTTTCAACAGCGATAGCGAGCAGGACGAACGGATCACCTACTGGACGCGTCAGCAGCTGGAGAAGCGTACCAAGGAGCTCAATCTGGCCAAGGAAAATGGCGGGCTATCGGCTAGGCCCAATTTTGGGGGCAAGCGTCTGAGTGGCGTCGAGGAACTGAGCATGAGCGCCACCTCGGATATCTACTCCACGTCGGAGGCGGAGGGCGTGACCAGTGTGATCAGTCAGTCGCATAGCACCACATCCGACAGCCAG ATCACCGTACGCTCTAGTCCCATTGTGCTGGACAAGCTGGCCGTTTGCCGTCATTGCCACAAGAATTGCCAGCAGAGCGGACCGGGTGGAGCGCGTCCtggcggcggaggcggagTCAACAACTCCAGTTCCACGCCCGTCCTGCTCTGCAATTCGTTGAAAGTGCAGCACAGCCAATCGTCGCCAAATCGCTGCTGCAAGCTTAGCAATGGTATTGCGGGAGCCACGGAAATGGCTAACCCGAAAAACAGCAATCGAACTGGAACTGGGACAGGAAGCGTGACCAGCATGTCCAGCAGCACTATTACGGGGGAACTGTCCTCCAAAGTGGTGGCCAGTAGCAGTCGTCGGGAAACCGGCGACACCGAGAGCGACGTGGCCCAACTGATAACCGATGAAATTTCCCAATCGCAATCAGAGGCCACCGATGACAGCGTCGGAGCGATGCCCAATAGCAGTAGAAGTGCCGGAGAAGGAAACCCAGTTATCACCGGCTCCAGACTACGTCATCTAGATCCGCCAGTCTCAGTTTCATCCTTGCCCAATGGCCACTGCTCCGCTGGCGTCGGTGGTGGTTCGCCAAAACCGCTGCCACCACCACGTCGCACCCGCGTTGTGGCCCAAATGTGCCAGGAGCCACCAAGGCCAAAGGCCAACCAGCAGGTGAAGGCCATTGTGACCATTACGGAGACGGCCAGGATAATGCGGAGCAGTCCAACGAAAGGCTCGGGTTCGGGATCGGCAACGGGCACGGGCTCGGTGGGTGGTTCCCCAGCCAAGTATGCCGCCTGCCACTGTCGCTGTACTCCAGAGGACTTTACCCACGCTCAACTCTCGCCGGACAAAATGGAGCACCAGACCTGCAAGCTACTGGAATCACCCAAGCAAACGACCACCACACTGGAGCAGAAACAGGAAGACGAGCAGTTGTCCCTGATGCTCATTGGTCTGGCGCAGCTTGCTCCAGCTGCCACACTTTGTGGGCAGGAAAGGATCCCCAAGGAGGAGAATAGTACACCCACCATAGCCGTGGTGCCGCCCACTCCCGATTCGGTGCTCACTAAAACCAGCACTCACGTTTGGGACAACAGTGGCTGCTCGTCAAACGGCGGAGGAACCTCAACCACCAGCACCGCTACCACTACAACGAAACAACCAAGGCAGGCCATTATTGAGAATATTCCAGAGGACTCGTGTGACGAGTCCCCATTGGATGAGGAACCACCCTATCGACCCATGAGCAGTGCTCTTCGCCGATTCGGCACCATGTCAAGCTTAGAGAAACTACCTTCCGATGATCGAATGGATGAGGCCGATGAGCTAGATGATGATTTGGATtcatttaagccaaatggccACGACGGCAACAGTCCCCAAAACGAGGAAGACGACGAGGATGCGGACTCGGAACGAGCTTTGGTACAAAACGACCTGGGGGCCTCCAGTTCGTCCGGAGTGATTGTCAATGGCGAGGGCCTGGCCAGTGGTGCGTGGACAAATCGGGCGGGAGCCTATGTCTCCGACAAGATGTCCTTCTTCGAGGAATCGCGCGCTTTCATTGATAAGTACTTGGGTCGCTGGAATGCTGGCGAtgcacaacagcagcaccagcagggAACCGCCTCGGAGACGGATGAGCAAATGGACGAGTGCACCTCGGGAGCCACCAGTGGTGAAGAGGTCTGGGGCACACCCACCAGTGGCGGGGATAACGATGATCAGGACTTGCAGCTGATCAACTCGGAAAACACACATTCG TCGCCAACCAAGTCGAGCACCTCCTTgaatgacgacgacgacacgGAGTTGATGATGGACGAGCTGTTAATGGCGCCACCTATGACTGCCAGCACAATTCGGGGATTGTTGCCACG ACGTCGCCTTGAGCCCCTTTTTGAGGAGGAGACGGAGAGCGACGAAGAGAAGACGCAACAGGACAGCGATGACATCAAAAAG AAGGTCGTAGTAAAATTAGTGAAGCTTTAG